In Candidatus Rokuibacteriota bacterium, a single window of DNA contains:
- a CDS encoding A/G-specific adenine glycosylase, which translates to MTLPDARAGRRFQRRLLDWYARHGRDLPWRRTREPYRVLVSEIMLQQTQVDRVIPKYHEFLARYPTFEDLARARAPEVRKTWRPLGYYRRATHLHGIARETVARYDGRLPDDGARLRRMRGIGRYTAGAILAFAHSQDAALVDTNVRRVLGRVFLGSRGIKRLRGQKAIWDLAESLVPPGRAYDYNQALMDFGATWCTARKPKCPRCPMKAFCRSYDNGNA; encoded by the coding sequence GTGACGCTTCCCGACGCCCGCGCGGGCCGCCGCTTCCAGCGGCGCCTCCTCGATTGGTACGCGCGCCACGGCCGCGACCTGCCGTGGCGCCGCACGCGCGAGCCGTACCGCGTCCTGGTCTCCGAGATCATGCTCCAGCAGACGCAGGTCGACCGCGTCATCCCGAAGTACCACGAGTTCCTCGCCCGCTATCCGACCTTCGAGGATCTGGCCCGGGCCCGCGCGCCCGAAGTCCGGAAGACGTGGCGGCCGCTCGGCTACTACCGCCGCGCGACTCATCTCCACGGTATAGCCCGCGAGACTGTGGCCCGCTACGACGGGCGGCTTCCCGACGACGGCGCGCGCCTCCGGCGCATGCGCGGGATCGGCCGCTACACGGCCGGGGCCATTCTCGCCTTCGCCCACAGCCAGGACGCCGCGCTCGTGGACACCAACGTGCGCCGCGTCCTCGGCAGGGTCTTCCTCGGGAGCCGAGGGATCAAGCGGCTGCGCGGCCAGAAGGCGATCTGGGACCTGGCTGAATCTCTCGTGCCGCCGGGGCGCGCCTACGACTACAATCAGGCCCTCATGGACTTCGGCGCCACGTGGTGCACGGCGCGCAAGCCCAAGTGTCCACGCTGTCCCATGAAGGCATTTTGCAGGAGTTACGACAATGGCAACGCTTGA
- a CDS encoding glucose 1-dehydrogenase: MATLDGKVAIVAGGGTGIGRATAILFASEGARVVVFGRRPEPLADVVDTIVKAGGQASAVSGDVASETDVERLAAAATRDHGGVDILVNSAAVRLRSPLVDISAADFAEVLRINLVGAFVLTKSVVAAMLARGGGSIIHIGSALGTVAAPDFSPYVASKGGLHQFARAASVELVQDEIRVNVVAPGTIDTAIGMGVPEFRRHLLKHRIPIGRAGHVDDIAQACLYLASDASRYVTGSILAVDGGWTAS; the protein is encoded by the coding sequence ATGGCAACGCTTGACGGCAAGGTCGCGATCGTCGCGGGCGGCGGCACGGGCATCGGCCGCGCCACCGCCATCCTCTTCGCCAGCGAGGGCGCGCGCGTGGTCGTCTTCGGCCGCAGGCCCGAGCCGCTGGCCGACGTGGTGGACACCATCGTCAAGGCCGGAGGGCAGGCTTCCGCCGTCAGCGGCGATGTCGCCAGCGAAACGGACGTCGAACGATTGGCGGCCGCGGCGACACGAGACCACGGCGGCGTGGACATTCTGGTCAACTCGGCGGCGGTGCGCCTGCGCTCCCCGCTCGTCGACATCAGCGCGGCCGACTTCGCCGAGGTCCTCCGCATCAACCTGGTCGGCGCCTTCGTGCTCACCAAGTCCGTCGTGGCCGCCATGCTCGCGCGCGGCGGCGGCAGCATCATCCACATCGGCTCGGCCCTCGGCACAGTGGCGGCGCCCGACTTCTCCCCGTATGTCGCCTCCAAGGGCGGACTCCACCAGTTCGCGCGCGCCGCCTCCGTCGAGCTCGTCCAGGACGAGATCCGCGTCAACGTCGTCGCCCCGGGCACCATCGACACCGCCATCGGCATGGGCGTGCCCGAGTTCCGCCGTCACCTCCTCAAGCACCGGATCCCGATCGGCCGCGCGGGTCACGTGGACGACATCGCCCAGGCCTGCCTCTACCTCGCCTCGGACGCCTCGCGCTACGTCACGGGCTCCATCCTCGCTGTCGACGGCGGCTGGACCGCGTCCTGA
- the mutT gene encoding 8-oxo-dGTP diphosphatase MutT: protein MPDPVEVVAAVIERDGRYLITRRLEGTHLAGLWEFPGGKILSGEKPEDALRRELKEELGVEAAVGELIETVDWTYPEKRVRLLFFRCALAGEPAPLEGQEMRWIAAADLGSFHFPDADATLIARLSRR, encoded by the coding sequence GTGCCTGATCCGGTCGAGGTCGTCGCCGCCGTCATCGAACGCGACGGGCGGTACCTCATCACGCGCAGGCTCGAAGGCACCCACCTGGCCGGGCTCTGGGAGTTCCCCGGCGGCAAGATCCTGTCGGGGGAGAAGCCGGAGGACGCGCTCAGGCGGGAGTTAAAGGAGGAGCTGGGAGTCGAGGCGGCGGTGGGAGAGCTGATAGAGACAGTCGACTGGACCTACCCGGAGAAGCGCGTGCGGCTCCTTTTCTTCCGCTGCGCGCTCGCGGGAGAGCCCGCGCCACTCGAGGGTCAGGAGATGCGCTGGATCGCAGCTGCCGATCTCGGTTCGTTCCACTTCCCGGACGCCGACGCGACCCTGATCGCCCGCCTCAGCCGGCGGTGA
- a CDS encoding TRAP transporter fused permease subunit yields the protein MRGSGCYPRRSGGRKIRKLGGWIYVGAGAYAASAALFHLYTAGYGTLEPRLQRSIHLLFLVPLVFLVFRFNKRSPQDRPSGFDWLWAIASIVPSAYLIWDANRLNHRWEGASSVQPVEVVLGCVMALLVIEACRRSLSPWMALTISVSLVYLGTSQWFPGVLHFKGYSFPRMVEFTYLAGDEGMYGFLTGISANILFIYVLFASVMMKAGVGEFIIDVAVRLAGWARGGPAKIAVIGSALFGTISGSTVANVYATGSFTIPLMKKAGYTPKNAAAIEAIAGTGGQIMPPVMGAGVFIMAEVTGISYFEIIKAAAIPAILYYVGLFAIVHFLALRSGMKAVPRSELPSWGPVLRHAYFAIPFVLIVYLLAKGYSPTGAAFYTIIVTFVLSFLDRKTWMTPRKCWESLVGAAFNAATIAVALAGSGMIVGVLTRTGAALAFGGVVVQFAHGILIVAMILIFLVVSVLGTGIPTTAAYVISVTVGAAAMGNLGVSLLAAHLFVFYYAVLSDLTPPDAVTAFAAANIAGADMFATGIEAFRLGIAGFLVPFAFVYHEELLLRGSWTQIVIMSGFAAVSAVALASWVIGYGWGRLGTWLRWLCLLAAGMMVVRTLSLQIVGLVLYVVLMAYAAWATRKAREAGPRLVTAG from the coding sequence ATTCGCGGGTCGGGGTGCTATCCTCGCCGCTCGGGAGGAAGGAAAATCAGGAAGTTAGGTGGATGGATTTACGTCGGGGCCGGGGCGTACGCCGCCTCGGCCGCCCTGTTTCACCTCTACACCGCGGGCTACGGGACGCTCGAGCCGCGGCTCCAGCGCTCGATCCACTTGTTGTTCCTGGTCCCGCTGGTCTTCCTGGTCTTCCGATTCAACAAGCGCTCCCCTCAGGACAGGCCCAGCGGCTTCGACTGGCTTTGGGCGATCGCTTCCATCGTTCCCAGCGCCTACCTGATCTGGGACGCCAACCGGCTCAACCACCGCTGGGAGGGGGCATCGAGTGTCCAGCCGGTCGAGGTGGTGCTTGGCTGCGTGATGGCTCTCCTCGTCATCGAAGCCTGCCGGCGTTCGCTCTCGCCGTGGATGGCGCTGACCATCAGCGTCTCGCTCGTCTATCTGGGCACGAGCCAGTGGTTCCCCGGGGTCCTCCACTTCAAGGGCTACTCGTTCCCGCGCATGGTCGAGTTCACCTACCTGGCGGGTGACGAGGGCATGTACGGCTTCCTCACCGGCATCTCGGCGAATATCCTTTTCATCTATGTCCTCTTCGCCTCGGTGATGATGAAGGCTGGAGTAGGCGAGTTCATCATCGACGTGGCCGTGAGGCTGGCGGGCTGGGCGCGCGGGGGACCGGCCAAGATCGCCGTCATCGGCTCGGCGCTCTTCGGGACGATCTCGGGCTCGACCGTGGCGAACGTCTACGCCACGGGATCCTTCACCATCCCGCTCATGAAGAAAGCCGGCTACACGCCGAAGAACGCCGCGGCGATCGAGGCCATCGCCGGCACGGGCGGGCAGATCATGCCGCCGGTCATGGGCGCGGGCGTCTTCATCATGGCCGAGGTGACGGGCATCTCGTACTTCGAGATCATCAAGGCAGCCGCCATCCCGGCCATCCTCTATTACGTCGGTCTCTTCGCCATCGTCCACTTCCTGGCGCTGCGCTCGGGGATGAAGGCCGTGCCGCGCTCCGAGCTGCCTTCGTGGGGGCCTGTGCTTCGCCACGCCTATTTCGCCATCCCCTTCGTGCTCATCGTCTACCTGCTCGCCAAGGGCTACTCTCCGACGGGCGCGGCCTTCTACACCATCATCGTCACCTTCGTGCTGTCCTTCCTCGACCGGAAGACCTGGATGACGCCGCGCAAGTGCTGGGAGTCTCTGGTCGGGGCGGCATTCAATGCGGCCACCATCGCCGTGGCGCTGGCGGGCTCGGGCATGATCGTGGGCGTGCTCACTCGCACTGGGGCCGCGCTGGCCTTCGGTGGCGTCGTGGTCCAGTTCGCGCACGGAATCCTGATCGTCGCCATGATCCTGATCTTCCTCGTGGTGTCCGTCCTCGGCACCGGCATCCCGACAACCGCGGCCTACGTGATCTCCGTGACGGTGGGCGCGGCGGCGATGGGCAACCTCGGCGTGAGCCTGCTGGCTGCCCACCTCTTCGTCTTCTACTACGCGGTGCTCTCCGACCTGACGCCGCCCGACGCGGTGACGGCATTCGCCGCGGCGAACATCGCCGGCGCCGACATGTTCGCTACGGGCATCGAGGCCTTCCGGCTCGGCATCGCGGGCTTCCTGGTGCCCTTCGCCTTCGTCTATCACGAGGAGCTTCTGCTCAGGGGTTCGTGGACCCAGATCGTGATCATGTCTGGCTTCGCCGCGGTCTCGGCTGTCGCGCTGGCGTCGTGGGTGATCGGCTACGGCTGGGGCAGGTTGGGCACCTGGCTGCGCTGGCTCTGCCTGCTTGCGGCGGGGATGATGGTCGTACGAACACTCTCGCTTCAGATCGTAGGCTTGGTGCTGTACGTCGTGCTCATGGCCTACGCCGCGTGGGCGACCCGGAAGGCCCGCGAAGCGGGGCCGCGACTCGTCACCGCCGGCTGA
- a CDS encoding helix-turn-helix transcriptional regulator, with product MTQAELRAKIRHLMTSGALPRVLRAAEWIAPGYVAQLEMGVRKNPSLEVLQRIAKALGVTVAELLK from the coding sequence ATGACCCAAGCCGAGCTCCGCGCCAAGATCCGCCACCTCATGACCTCGGGCGCCCTGCCGCGCGTGCTGCGGGCGGCCGAGTGGATCGCGCCAGGCTATGTCGCGCAGCTCGAGATGGGCGTGAGGAAGAACCCCTCGCTCGAGGTTCTGCAGCGGATCGCCAAGGCCCTGGGGGTCACGGTGGCCGAGCTCCTGAAGTAG